From the Streptomyces sp. NBC_01216 genome, the window AACCCCACACCGTGATCCCCGGCCCCTCCGGGACCGCGTCCGGGCCGCCCGCGCGCCGTCACGGCGAGGGCGGCACGATCCCGCGCGCACAGCCCAGCTCAACCAGGTCCTGGGGGCGCAGCCGGAGCTGCTCGGCCGTCGCCGGGGCCTCGTCGGGAGCACGCTTGAGGATCGCGGCGGCGAGTTCGGGGGCGATGACGGAGAAGTAGCCGTCCGGCGTGGTCCAGGTGTTGCCGGGTACGGCCAGGGCGAGGGCCCCGCCCGAACCGCCCTCGCCGATCAGCAGCGAGGTGACCGGCGTGCGCGCGGCGGCGATCGCCGCGAACGCCGCCGCGATGGCCGGTCCCGCGCCCGCCCGTTCGGCCTCCGCGTCGTTGGCGGCGCCGGGCGTGTCGATCAGGGTCAGCACGGGAATCCCGAGCCGGCCCGCGAGCTCCACGAGCCGCGCCACCGTCCGGAACCCGGCCGGACGGGTCGCCGTCCCCTTCTGCGCCGCGTACGCCACCGCCCGGCCCTCGTGCCGGCCGAAGCCGCATTCCACCCCGGGGTCCGCCCCGCCGGCCCGGTCTCCGCGGAGGGCCGCCCGCTCCTCGAAGTACGCGTCCAGGTAGGCGCCCGCCCGGGGCCGGCTCGCCCCCCTGGCCCGGGTCACCGCCTCCCAGCCGGTGCGGGGGGCGCCGGCGTCGGTGAGCGCGCCGGGCGGGGGAGCGGGCGCCGGGCCGGAGACCGGCTCCGGACCGGCCGGGTCCGGGGCGAGCAGCCGCAGCCATCGCGCCAGCGTCTCCCGCAGGTCCGCCGGCGCCACCAGCGCGTCCACGTGCCCGTGCCGCCACTGGTCCTCGGCCGTGTAGGCGGCGGGGTCCGCCTCCGGCGGGCGCACCCGCGAACCCGCGAACGCGACCTGCGCGTCCGGGAGGGCGAGGACCACGTCCGCGCCCGCGCCGACCGTCGCCCATCCGCCGCCCGTCGACGGATCGCGCAGCACCGCGACATGGGGGACACCGGCCTCCCGGAGCCGCACGGTCTCGGCGGCCACCCGCTGGAGCTGGGTGAGGGCGACCATGCCCTCCTGCATCCGGCTGCCTCCGGTCGCCACCAGCGAGACCAGCGGGAGCCGCCGTTCGCGGGCCGTCCGGTACGCGGCGACCAGCCGGTCCCCGGCCGCTCGGCCCAGCGAACCGCCGAGGAAGCCGAACTCGAAGGCCAGCAGCACGCATTCCCGCCCGCCGACGCGCGCCGTGCCGTGCACGACGGACTCCTCCTCGCCGGTCCGGCCGGCGGCCCGGGCCCGCGCCTCGTCGTATCCGGCCCAGCCCAGCGGCCCGTCGGCACGCGCCGGCCCCGGCCGGCCCGCGCCCCGGTCCGGGAAGCCGTCGGCGCGGCCCTCGTCCGTGGCGCCGTCCACGAAGTCGTCCGTGACCAGCGCGATCACCGCGCGGGCGGTGAACCGCTCAGCCATGAAGGGCTCCGGGCAGAGCCTTCTTCATGACCTTGCCCATGTCGTTGCGCGGCAGCTCCGCCAGGTGGCGGACCACCCGGGGACGTTTGTACGGGGCGAGCAGCCCGGCGACGTGC encodes:
- a CDS encoding carboxyl transferase domain-containing protein, with the protein product MAERFTARAVIALVTDDFVDGATDEGRADGFPDRGAGRPGPARADGPLGWAGYDEARARAAGRTGEEESVVHGTARVGGRECVLLAFEFGFLGGSLGRAAGDRLVAAYRTARERRLPLVSLVATGGSRMQEGMVALTQLQRVAAETVRLREAGVPHVAVLRDPSTGGGWATVGAGADVVLALPDAQVAFAGSRVRPPEADPAAYTAEDQWRHGHVDALVAPADLRETLARWLRLLAPDPAGPEPVSGPAPAPPPGALTDAGAPRTGWEAVTRARGASRPRAGAYLDAYFEERAALRGDRAGGADPGVECGFGRHEGRAVAYAAQKGTATRPAGFRTVARLVELAGRLGIPVLTLIDTPGAANDAEAERAGAGPAIAAAFAAIAAARTPVTSLLIGEGGSGGALALAVPGNTWTTPDGYFSVIAPELAAAILKRAPDEAPATAEQLRLRPQDLVELGCARGIVPPSP